A window of Balneola vulgaris DSM 17893 genomic DNA:
GTTTGCTTTACTTCGAAAGCAATTTTGCCAGTTTCTTCCTGAATACGAGTTAATTTCTCGGTAATAACCGGTCTGATTAGGATACTCATGCTGCAGCCTCCTCAGCTTTTTGTTCAATGCTGTTTTCCAATACTGAAACAGCGCTTTCTTGAATGATTACTGCATCTGCGTGCAAGATCTGGTAAGTGTTTGGCTTGTTAGCTTCAACAACTTGTACACCAGGAATATTTCTAGCAGACTTAAAGATGTTCTTATCAGTTTCTGCAGTAAGTACTAATACTTTCTTTCCAGCTAATTCAAATGCTGAAAGCATATCAGCAATTTGAGCGGTTTTTGGAGTATCAAAACTAAAATCGCTAACAACAGTAATTGATTCAGCTGCTGCTTTTACAGATAGTGCAGACTTACGAGCTAGTTGAACAACTTTCTTGTTTAATTTAAAGCTGTAGTCACGTGGCTGAGGTCCGAATACAGTACCACCTTTTCTTAAAAGTGGAGACTTAGCAGAACCGCGACGTGCATTACCAGTACCTTTCTGGCGATACAATTTCTTAGTACTACCAGTTACTTCGTTACGCTCTTTGGTCTTATGAGTACCTTGGCGCTTGTTAGCCATGTGGCGACGAACATCTTCATAGATTGCTGTTTCGTTAGGCTCAATCGCGAAGATTGAATCACTAAGGTCAGCTTTCTTGCTCGTCTTTTTTCCGTCGATTTTATAAATATCTAATTTCATGATCTTAGTACGCTGACGGTTTGGTTAATAATTCTACGTAACCACCATTAGGGCCAGGCACAGAACCTGTGATCAACACTAGGTTAGACTCTGAAATAATA
This region includes:
- the rplD gene encoding 50S ribosomal protein L4, with amino-acid sequence MKLDIYKIDGKKTSKKADLSDSIFAIEPNETAIYEDVRRHMANKRQGTHKTKERNEVTGSTKKLYRQKGTGNARRGSAKSPLLRKGGTVFGPQPRDYSFKLNKKVVQLARKSALSVKAAAESITVVSDFSFDTPKTAQIADMLSAFELAGKKVLVLTAETDKNIFKSARNIPGVQVVEANKPNTYQILHADAVIIQESAVSVLENSIEQKAEEAAA